GGACCTGGAGGAGGTAGGCCTGACGGTTGAGGAACTGGAAGCCATACGCTTAAAGGACCTGCTGGGTTTGGAGCAGGAGGCCTGCGCCGAGAGGATGGGGGTTTCCCGTCCCACCTATCACCGCATTTTAAGCGCCGCCCGGGCCAAGGTGGCCGAGGCGTTGGTCAACGGCAAGGCCATCCGGGTGGAGGGCGGCAACTTCCAGCTGGTAATGCGCCGTTTTCACTGCGAAAATTGCGGCCACGAGTGGGAGTTACCCTGCGGTCAGGGCCCCCGGGGGTCGGAAATGGTTTGCCCCAATTGTGGAAGCACCGATTTTTACC
This sequence is a window from Desulfofundulus luciae. Protein-coding genes within it:
- a CDS encoding DUF134 domain-containing protein, with protein sequence MSRPPKCRRVEFLPRLTFFKPAGVPLRDLEEVGLTVEELEAIRLKDLLGLEQEACAERMGVSRPTYHRILSAARAKVAEALVNGKAIRVEGGNFQLVMRRFHCENCGHEWELPCGQGPRGSEMVCPNCGSTDFYRIDQDGRPFRCQRWEKCSNQARLTEKG